The nucleotide sequence AACCCTTGCTGAAAGGTCTTCTTAGTTGTTCAACAAAGAAGTGCCTGGCAGGTTTGGAGTTTCGTCGTCTTGTTGAAGACCTGGAAGTACAGTCGCTTTTTCAGCAGCTACTTTAGCAGTAGTGTCTGTGTTGTAGCGAGTCGCCGCAGTTGCAACGCGGTTTTCCAAGTTTTGTTTAACGCTGTCAGTAGAAGCGTTTTCAACAACCGTGTTCACTTGTTGCTTGGTCATGTAGTCCTGAGGGAACGCGCCAAGTTTAGCCAAGTAACCAGAGATGCTGCCGTTACCGTTCTGGATGATCTCACGCAGTGTGAAAAGAGGAGCGTACTGAGATGCTTTCTTTTCAGCCTCGAAGATGATCTGAGTCAGAGTCGCAGCAGTGATGTCATTTTTAGACTTGTTGTCGATAACCATCACTTCTTCGTTAGTGCGGATCATCTTAGCGATATCGTCCAAAGTCACATAGCAGCTTTGTTGAGTGTCGTAGAGTTTGCGGTTCTGATAGCGCTTGATGATTTTAACTTTAGAATTTGGCTTCGATGTCATTGTTTCGTTTTGGTTGATCAAAAGTGCCTCCCAATTTGAAATTTCCCCAAAGTCCCAAGGGGTTAACAGTGCCTTATGATTCGGCGTCCCCTTGC is from Bdellovibrio bacteriovorus str. Tiberius and encodes:
- a CDS encoding polyhydroxyalkanoate synthesis regulator DNA-binding domain-containing protein: MINQNETMTSKPNSKVKIIKRYQNRKLYDTQQSCYVTLDDIAKMIRTNEEVMVIDNKSKNDITAATLTQIIFEAEKKASQYAPLFTLREIIQNGNGSISGYLAKLGAFPQDYMTKQQVNTVVENASTDSVKQNLENRVATAATRYNTDTTAKVAAEKATVLPGLQQDDETPNLPGTSLLNN